A single genomic interval of Alligator mississippiensis isolate rAllMis1 chromosome 15, rAllMis1, whole genome shotgun sequence harbors:
- the GRIK5 gene encoding glutamate receptor ionotropic, kainate 5 isoform X2 gives MPALPPLLLLLIVAFVPRSLQVLSSLRMAAILDDQTVCGRGERLALALAREHINSIIEVPAKARVEVDIFELQRDSQYETTDTMCQILPKGVVSVLGPASSPASASTVSHICGEKEIPHIKVGPEETPRLQYLRFAAVSLYPSNEDLSLAVARVLQAFHTPAASLLCAKAECLLRLEELVRQFLISKETLSIRMLDESQDPTPLLKEIRDDKVSTIIIDANASVSCLILKKASELGMTSAFYKYILTTMDFPTLHLDGIVDENSNVLGFSMFNTSHPFYLEFVRSLNMSWRENCELSPYPGPALSAALMFDAVHVVVGAVRELNRSQEIGVRQLACASASIWQHGTSLMNYLRMVEYDGLTGRVEFNSKGQRTNYTLRVLEKAPDGHREVGVWYSNRTLAMNATSLALDAPDTLANKTLVVTTILENPYVMRRAGAGTEYEGFCVDMLRELADILKFRFHIRLVEDGLYGAPEPNGSWTGMKADLAVAAFTITAEREKVIDFSKPFMTLGISILYRVHLGRKPGYFSFLDPFSPAVWLFMLLAYLAVSCVLFLAARLSPYEWYNPHPCLRERPHVLENQYTLGNSLWFPVGGFMQQGSEIMPRALSTRCVSGVWWAFTLIIISSYTANLAAFLTVQRMEVPVESADDLADQTNIEYGTIHAGSTMTFFQNSRYQTYQRMWNYMQSKQPSVFVKSTEEGVARVLSSRYAFLLESTMNEYHRRRNCNLTQVGGLLDTKGYGIGMPLGSPFRDEITLAILQLQENNRLEILKRKWWEGSHCPKEEDHRAKGLGMENIGGIFVVLVCGLLIAVFVAVMEFVWATRRSAETQEVSLCQEMLRELRGAVSCRKPPRARARRRPRRTPVPPAPTPTRGAPRPPRDARLSNGKLYPGSGTQASEPGPAPPCAHVRICHECRRIQSLRAPPPPPVRGGADDAPSPPD, from the exons ATGCCGGCTCTGcccccactgttgctgctgctgattgtCGCCTTTGTACCCCGAAGCCTACAGGTCCTCTCGTCTCTGCGCATGG CAGCCATCCTGGATGACCAGACAGTGTGTGGGCGTGGGGAgcgcctggccctggccctggcccgggAGCACATCAACAGCATCATCGAGGTCCCAGCCAAGGCTCGTGTGGAGGTTGACATCTTCGAGCTGCAGCGGGACAGCCAGTACGAGACCACCGACACTA TGTGCCAGATCCTGCCCAAGGGTGTCGTCTCGGTGCTGGGCCCTGCGTCCAGCCCAGCCTCGGCCTCCACTGTCAGTCACATCTGTGGGGAGAAGGAG ATCCCACACATCAAGGTGGGTCCAGAGGAGACCCCACGCCTGCAGTACCTGCGCTTTGCCGCTGTCAGCCTCTACCCCAGCAACGAGGACCTGAGCCTGGCTGTGGCCCGGGTGCTTCAGGCTTTCCACacgcctgctgccagcctgctctGCGCCAAGGCCGAGT gcCTGCTGCGATTGGAGGAGCTGGTGCGGCAGTTCCTGATCTCCAAGGAGACGCTGTCCATCCGGATGCTGGACGAGAGCCAGGACCCAACACCGCTGCTCAAGGAGATCCGGGACGACAAGGTCTCCACCATCATCATCGACGCCAACGCCTCCGTCTCCTGCCTCATCCTCAAGAAG GCGTCAGAGCTCGGCATGACATCGGCCTTCTACAAGTATATCCTGACCACCATG gACTTCCCCACGCTGCATCTGGATGGCATCGTGGATGAAAACTCCAATGTCTTGGGCTTCTCCATGTTCAACACCAGCCACCCCTTCTACCTGGAGTTCGTTCGCAGCCTCAACATGTCCTGGCGTGAGAACTGCGAGCTCAGCCCCTACCCCGGCCCTGCG ctctcgGCGGCGCTGATGTTCGACGCAGTGCACGTGGTGGTGGGCGCCGTGCGGGAACTGAACCGCAGCCAGGAAATCGGCGTGCGTCAACTTGCCTGTGCCTCCGCCAGCATCTGGCAGCATGGCACCAGCCTCATGAACTACCTCCGCATG GTAGAGTATGACGGGCTGACGGGGCGTGTGGAGTTCAACAGCAAGGGGCAGCGCACCAACTACACCCTGCGCGTGCTGGAGAAAGCACCCGATGGGCACCGCGAG gtGGGCGTGTGGTACTCGAACCGGACGCTGGCCATGAATGCCACCTCGCTTGCCCTGGATGCCCCTGACACCCTGGCCAACAAGACCCTCGTTGTCACCACCATCCTG GAGAACCCGTACGTGAtgcggcgggcgggcgcgggcaCCGAGTACGAGGGCTTCTGCGTGGACATGCTGCGTGAGCTCGCCGACATCCTCAAGTTCCGCTTCCACATCCGCCTGGTGGAGGACGGGCTCTATGGCGCCCCTGAGCCCAACGGCTCCTGGACCGGCATG AAAGCTGACCTGGCGGTGGCGGCCTTCACCATCACAGCCGAGCGCGAGAAAGTCATCGACTTCTCCAAGCCCTTCATGACTCTTGGCATCAGCATCCTCTACCGCGTGCACCTG ggccgcAAGCCAGGGTACTTCTCCTTCCTGGACCCCTTCTCCCCGGCCGTCTGGCTCTTCATGCTCCTGGCCTACCTGGCCGTCAGTTGCGTCCTCTTCCTCGCCGCCAg GCTGAGCCCGTACGAGTGGTACAACCCTCACCCCTGCCTGCGGGAGCGACCGCACGTACTGGAGAACCAGTACACGCTGGGCAACAGCCTCTGGTTCCCCGTGGGCGGCTTCATGCAGCAGGGCTCAGAGATCATGCCCCGCGCCCTGTCCACGCGATGTGTCAGCGGGGTCTG GTGGGCCTTCACGCTCATCATCATCTCGTCCTACACGGCCAACCTGGCCGCCTTCCTCACGGTGCAGCGCATGGAGGTGCCCGTGGAGTCGGCTGACGACCTGGCCGACCAGACCAACATCGAGTATGGCACCATCCACGCTGGTTCCACCATGACCTTCTTCCAG AACTCACGGTACCAGACCTACCAGCGCATGTGGAACTACATGCAGTCCAAGCAGCCAAGCGTGTTTGTGAAGAGCACGGAGGAGGGGGTGGCCCGGGTGCTCAGCTCACGCTATGCCTTCCTGCTGGAGTCCACCATGAATGAGTACCACCGGCGCCGCAACTGCAACCTCACGCAGGTCGGCGGCCTGCTCGACACCAAGGGCTACGGCATCGGCATGCCCCTCG GATCCCCGTTCCGGGATGAGATCACGCTGGccatcctgcagctgcaggagaacAACCGGCTCGAGATCCTCAAGCGCAagtggtgggagggcagccaCTGCCCCAAGGAGGAGGACCATCGTGCCAAGG gcCTGGGCATGGAGAACATTGGGGGCATCTTTGTGGTGCTTGTCTGCGGCCTCCTCATCGCCGTCTTCGTAGCCGTCATGGAGTTCGTGTGGGCTACGCGCCGCTCCGCTGAGACCCAGGAG GTCTCGCTGTGCCAGGAGATGCTGCGGGAGCTGCGTGGCGCTGTGTCCTGCCGGAAACCACCACGGGCCCGTGCCCGGCGCCGTCCCCGCCGCACACCTGTGCCGCCCGCACCCACGCCCACGCGGGGTGCCCCCCGGCCCCCCCGTGATGCCCGCCTCAGCAATGGGAAGCTGTACCCAGGCAGTGGGACCCAGGCATCggagccaggccccgcccccccctgTGCCCATGTGCGGATCTGCCATGAATGTCGCCGCATCCAGTCGCTGCGGGCCCCACCGCCCCCGCCTGTGCGTGGGGGGGCCGACGATGCCCCATCTCCCCCGGACTGA
- the GRIK5 gene encoding glutamate receptor ionotropic, kainate 5 isoform X1, with amino-acid sequence MPALPPLLLLLIVAFVPRSLQVLSSLRMAAILDDQTVCGRGERLALALAREHINSIIEVPAKARVEVDIFELQRDSQYETTDTMCQILPKGVVSVLGPASSPASASTVSHICGEKEIPHIKVGPEETPRLQYLRFAAVSLYPSNEDLSLAVARVLQAFHTPAASLLCAKAECLLRLEELVRQFLISKETLSIRMLDESQDPTPLLKEIRDDKVSTIIIDANASVSCLILKKASELGMTSAFYKYILTTMDFPTLHLDGIVDENSNVLGFSMFNTSHPFYLEFVRSLNMSWRENCELSPYPGPALSAALMFDAVHVVVGAVRELNRSQEIGVRQLACASASIWQHGTSLMNYLRMVEYDGLTGRVEFNSKGQRTNYTLRVLEKAPDGHREVGVWYSNRTLAMNATSLALDAPDTLANKTLVVTTILENPYVMRRAGAGTEYEGFCVDMLRELADILKFRFHIRLVEDGLYGAPEPNGSWTGMVGELINRKADLAVAAFTITAEREKVIDFSKPFMTLGISILYRVHLGRKPGYFSFLDPFSPAVWLFMLLAYLAVSCVLFLAARLSPYEWYNPHPCLRERPHVLENQYTLGNSLWFPVGGFMQQGSEIMPRALSTRCVSGVWWAFTLIIISSYTANLAAFLTVQRMEVPVESADDLADQTNIEYGTIHAGSTMTFFQNSRYQTYQRMWNYMQSKQPSVFVKSTEEGVARVLSSRYAFLLESTMNEYHRRRNCNLTQVGGLLDTKGYGIGMPLGSPFRDEITLAILQLQENNRLEILKRKWWEGSHCPKEEDHRAKGLGMENIGGIFVVLVCGLLIAVFVAVMEFVWATRRSAETQEVSLCQEMLRELRGAVSCRKPPRARARRRPRRTPVPPAPTPTRGAPRPPRDARLSNGKLYPGSGTQASEPGPAPPCAHVRICHECRRIQSLRAPPPPPVRGGADDAPSPPD; translated from the exons ATGCCGGCTCTGcccccactgttgctgctgctgattgtCGCCTTTGTACCCCGAAGCCTACAGGTCCTCTCGTCTCTGCGCATGG CAGCCATCCTGGATGACCAGACAGTGTGTGGGCGTGGGGAgcgcctggccctggccctggcccgggAGCACATCAACAGCATCATCGAGGTCCCAGCCAAGGCTCGTGTGGAGGTTGACATCTTCGAGCTGCAGCGGGACAGCCAGTACGAGACCACCGACACTA TGTGCCAGATCCTGCCCAAGGGTGTCGTCTCGGTGCTGGGCCCTGCGTCCAGCCCAGCCTCGGCCTCCACTGTCAGTCACATCTGTGGGGAGAAGGAG ATCCCACACATCAAGGTGGGTCCAGAGGAGACCCCACGCCTGCAGTACCTGCGCTTTGCCGCTGTCAGCCTCTACCCCAGCAACGAGGACCTGAGCCTGGCTGTGGCCCGGGTGCTTCAGGCTTTCCACacgcctgctgccagcctgctctGCGCCAAGGCCGAGT gcCTGCTGCGATTGGAGGAGCTGGTGCGGCAGTTCCTGATCTCCAAGGAGACGCTGTCCATCCGGATGCTGGACGAGAGCCAGGACCCAACACCGCTGCTCAAGGAGATCCGGGACGACAAGGTCTCCACCATCATCATCGACGCCAACGCCTCCGTCTCCTGCCTCATCCTCAAGAAG GCGTCAGAGCTCGGCATGACATCGGCCTTCTACAAGTATATCCTGACCACCATG gACTTCCCCACGCTGCATCTGGATGGCATCGTGGATGAAAACTCCAATGTCTTGGGCTTCTCCATGTTCAACACCAGCCACCCCTTCTACCTGGAGTTCGTTCGCAGCCTCAACATGTCCTGGCGTGAGAACTGCGAGCTCAGCCCCTACCCCGGCCCTGCG ctctcgGCGGCGCTGATGTTCGACGCAGTGCACGTGGTGGTGGGCGCCGTGCGGGAACTGAACCGCAGCCAGGAAATCGGCGTGCGTCAACTTGCCTGTGCCTCCGCCAGCATCTGGCAGCATGGCACCAGCCTCATGAACTACCTCCGCATG GTAGAGTATGACGGGCTGACGGGGCGTGTGGAGTTCAACAGCAAGGGGCAGCGCACCAACTACACCCTGCGCGTGCTGGAGAAAGCACCCGATGGGCACCGCGAG gtGGGCGTGTGGTACTCGAACCGGACGCTGGCCATGAATGCCACCTCGCTTGCCCTGGATGCCCCTGACACCCTGGCCAACAAGACCCTCGTTGTCACCACCATCCTG GAGAACCCGTACGTGAtgcggcgggcgggcgcgggcaCCGAGTACGAGGGCTTCTGCGTGGACATGCTGCGTGAGCTCGCCGACATCCTCAAGTTCCGCTTCCACATCCGCCTGGTGGAGGACGGGCTCTATGGCGCCCCTGAGCCCAACGGCTCCTGGACCGGCATGGTGGGCGAGCTCATCAACCGG AAAGCTGACCTGGCGGTGGCGGCCTTCACCATCACAGCCGAGCGCGAGAAAGTCATCGACTTCTCCAAGCCCTTCATGACTCTTGGCATCAGCATCCTCTACCGCGTGCACCTG ggccgcAAGCCAGGGTACTTCTCCTTCCTGGACCCCTTCTCCCCGGCCGTCTGGCTCTTCATGCTCCTGGCCTACCTGGCCGTCAGTTGCGTCCTCTTCCTCGCCGCCAg GCTGAGCCCGTACGAGTGGTACAACCCTCACCCCTGCCTGCGGGAGCGACCGCACGTACTGGAGAACCAGTACACGCTGGGCAACAGCCTCTGGTTCCCCGTGGGCGGCTTCATGCAGCAGGGCTCAGAGATCATGCCCCGCGCCCTGTCCACGCGATGTGTCAGCGGGGTCTG GTGGGCCTTCACGCTCATCATCATCTCGTCCTACACGGCCAACCTGGCCGCCTTCCTCACGGTGCAGCGCATGGAGGTGCCCGTGGAGTCGGCTGACGACCTGGCCGACCAGACCAACATCGAGTATGGCACCATCCACGCTGGTTCCACCATGACCTTCTTCCAG AACTCACGGTACCAGACCTACCAGCGCATGTGGAACTACATGCAGTCCAAGCAGCCAAGCGTGTTTGTGAAGAGCACGGAGGAGGGGGTGGCCCGGGTGCTCAGCTCACGCTATGCCTTCCTGCTGGAGTCCACCATGAATGAGTACCACCGGCGCCGCAACTGCAACCTCACGCAGGTCGGCGGCCTGCTCGACACCAAGGGCTACGGCATCGGCATGCCCCTCG GATCCCCGTTCCGGGATGAGATCACGCTGGccatcctgcagctgcaggagaacAACCGGCTCGAGATCCTCAAGCGCAagtggtgggagggcagccaCTGCCCCAAGGAGGAGGACCATCGTGCCAAGG gcCTGGGCATGGAGAACATTGGGGGCATCTTTGTGGTGCTTGTCTGCGGCCTCCTCATCGCCGTCTTCGTAGCCGTCATGGAGTTCGTGTGGGCTACGCGCCGCTCCGCTGAGACCCAGGAG GTCTCGCTGTGCCAGGAGATGCTGCGGGAGCTGCGTGGCGCTGTGTCCTGCCGGAAACCACCACGGGCCCGTGCCCGGCGCCGTCCCCGCCGCACACCTGTGCCGCCCGCACCCACGCCCACGCGGGGTGCCCCCCGGCCCCCCCGTGATGCCCGCCTCAGCAATGGGAAGCTGTACCCAGGCAGTGGGACCCAGGCATCggagccaggccccgcccccccctgTGCCCATGTGCGGATCTGCCATGAATGTCGCCGCATCCAGTCGCTGCGGGCCCCACCGCCCCCGCCTGTGCGTGGGGGGGCCGACGATGCCCCATCTCCCCCGGACTGA